One Halichoerus grypus chromosome 1, mHalGry1.hap1.1, whole genome shotgun sequence genomic region harbors:
- the C1H3orf80 gene encoding putative membrane protein C3orf80 homolog: MWGPGVTAEGLSVAPAPPPLLPLLLLLALALVAPSRGGGGCAELACGERERCCDAANATAVRCCKLPLHAFLDNVGWFVRKLSGLLILLVLFAIGYFLQRIICPSPRRYPHGQARPGQPRPGPPGGAGPPGAAGPPDDDDDDSPALMRDEAAAGSQDSLLDSGGGGRGRGGGGRSASSCASEHELRVVSPVFLQLPSYEEVKYLPTYEESMRLQQLSPGEVVLPVSVLGRPRGGGAGQSDGGEGRFPLI; this comes from the coding sequence ATGTGGGGACCCGGAGTCACAGCGGAGGGCCTGTCGGTGGCGCCGGcaccgccgccgctgctgccgctgctgctaCTGCTGGCGCTGGCGCTGGTGGCGCCCTCGCGGGGCGGCGGGGGCTGCGCGGAGCTGGCGTGTGGCGAGCGGGAGCGCTGCTGCGACGCGGCCAACGCCACAGCGGTGCGCTGCTGCAAGCTGCCGCTGCACGCCTTCCTCGACAACGTGGGCTGGTTCGTCCGCAAGCTCTCCGGGCTGCTTATCCTGCTAGTGCTCTTCGCCATCGGCTACTTCCTGCAGCGCATCATCTGCCCCAGCCCACGCAGGTACCCGCACGGTCAGGCGCGGCCCGGGCAGCCACGGCCCGGGCCGCCGGGGGGCGCAGGGCCGCCGGGGGCCGCGGGGCCGCccgacgacgacgacgacgactCGCCCGCGCTAATGCGCGACGAGGCGGCCGCCGGCTCTCAGGACTCGCTGCTGGACAGTGGCGGCGGGGGCCGAGGCCGGGGAGGCGGCGGGCGCTCGGCCTCCTCCTGCGCCTCGGAGCACGAGCTTCGCGTGGTCTCGCCGGTCTTCCTGCAGCTGCCCAGCTACGAGGAGGTCAAGTACCTGCCCACTTACGAGGAGTCCATGCGGCTGCAGCAGCTCAGCCCCGGGGAAGTCGTGCTGCCCGTGTCGGTGCTCGGCCGCCCGCGAGGCGGCGGCGCCGGGCAGTCCGACGGCGGCGAGGGCCGCTTCCCGCTCATCTGA